The following proteins are encoded in a genomic region of Coregonus clupeaformis isolate EN_2021a chromosome 14, ASM2061545v1, whole genome shotgun sequence:
- the ssx2ipa gene encoding synovial sarcoma, X breakpoint 2 interacting protein a isoform X2, translating into MGDWWTTATIEPSIENHEISSISRMTMSPSKHHNNLPTMHSSTMTLSKSSYNVLSAFCTEENVPQCTSYINQEMESLGFSSACIESSSPEGSGGLNTVPALNVMYELLQMHHRSQRSLQEQETEQLKCSSALEHLQITNSRLKDQLELYKREKSILHEAERQLQLKNKTLQNCLKTEKDEVQKLQSIIASRASQYSHDAKRKERESAKLKERLNQLLVDKRDKKLAIDVLNYLGRADGKRSQWKTGKVEARHEGEMYKSLLSDYEGRQRALMLENAELKKVLQQMKREMVSILSPSPRKSCSSSRGDRVEDSLERASPDREEEVGDCSRETLDQSCDHARDQSCEHAREKLTNSIRQQWRRLKSHMERLDSQASLVQQSQQCAGKELVPRQIQEEEMERMRLEVQQCKDFIQTQQQLLQQLNSPCYDDETAALLNDCYTLEEKERLKEEWRLFDEQRRNFERERKNFTDAAIRLGHEKRAFEEDRASWLKNQFLNMTPFVDRKRHSTSETPRALSISSEPEMNIPSTPAMLTKSRTHTAFSTPKSASDAGMPSTADLYRTLCLIPDRSSSSVGSSK; encoded by the exons ATGGGAGACTGGTGGACGACAGCAACCATAGAGCCATCAATAG AAAACCATGAGATCTCCAGCATATCAAGAATGACGATGTCCCCCTCGAAGCATCATAACAACCTTCCTACAATGCACTCCTCCACCATGACACTGTCCAAGAGTTCTTACAATGTGTTAAGTGCCTTCTGCACTGAGGAGAATGTTCCCCAGTGTACCTCATACATCAATCAG GAGATGGAGTCTCTGGGGTTCTCCTCTGCCTGTATTGAGTCCAGTTCACCAGAGGGAAGCGGGGGGCTGAACACGGTGCCAGCCCTGAACGTCATGTATGAGCTGCTCCAGATGCACCACCGAAGCCAGCGCAGCCTGCAGGAGCAGGAGACCGAGCAGCTGAAGTGCTCCAGCGCCCTGGAACACCTGCAGATTACCAACTCCAGACTCAAG GATCAGCTGGAGCTCTACAAAAGAGAGAAGTCAATACTGCACGAGGCAGAAAGGCAGCTGCAACTCAAAAACAAGACTCTGCAGAACTGCCTGAAAACAGAAAAAGATGAG GTGCAGAAGCTCCAGAGCATCATCGCCAGCAGAGCCTCTCAGTACAGCCATGACGccaagaggaaggagagggagagcgcCAAGCTCAAAGAACGCCTCAACCAGCTACTGGTGGACAAGAGGGATAAGAAACTAG CGATTGATGTATTGAACTACTTGGGACGGGCTGATGGGAAGAGAAGCCAATGGAAGACTGGAAAGGTGGAGGCCAG ACATGAGGGGGAGATGTACAAGTCCCTGCTGAGTGACTACGAGGGTCGTCAGAGGGCCCTGATGCTGGAGAACGCTGAGCTAAAGAAGGTGCTGCAGCAGATGAAGAGGGAGATGGTGTCCATTCTGAGTCCTAGTCCTAGGAAATCCTGCTCCAGCTCCAGAGGAGACCGTGTGGAAGACAGCCTGGAACGG GCCAGcccagacagggaggaggaggttggTGACTGCAGTAGGGAGACCCTGGATCAGTCATGTGATCATGCTAGGGACCAGTCCTGTGAGCACGCCCGGGAGAAGCTGACCAATAGCATCCGACAGCAGTGGAGGAGACTAAAGAGCCACATGGAGAGACTGGACAGCCAGG CCTCCCTGGTGCAGCAGAGCCAGCAGTGTGCTGGTAAAGAGCTGGTCCCCAGACAGAtccaagaggaggagatggagaggatgaGACTGGAGGTCCAGCAGTGTAAAGACTTTATCCAGACCCAACAGCAACTCCTACAG CAGCTCAACTCTCCCTGCTATGATGACGAGACTGCCGCTCTGCTGAATGACTGCTACACTCTGGAGGAGAAGGAGCGTCTTAAAGAGGAGTGGAGGCTCTTTGACGAGCAGAGGAGGAActttgagagggagagaaagaactTTACTGACGCTGCCATTCGCCTCGGTCATGAG AAAAGGGCTTTTGAGGAAGACCGTGCCTCGTGGCTCAAGAATCAGTTCTTGAACATGACTCCGTTCGTGGACCGTAAAAGACATTCCACGTCAGAAACTCCTCGTGCCTTATCAATCA GTAGTGAACCAGAGATGAATATCCCCTCCACCCCTGCCATGCTGACCAAATCCCGGACGCACACTGCGTTCTCGACTCCTAAATCTGCATCTGACGCTGGCATGCCCTCCACAGCTGATCTCTACCGCACATTATGCCTCATACCAGACAGGAG CTCCTCTTCCGTAGGCAGTTCAAAATGA
- the ssx2ipa gene encoding synovial sarcoma, X breakpoint 2 interacting protein a isoform X1 has protein sequence MGDWWTTATIEPSIENHEISSISRMTMSPSKHHNNLPTMHSSTMTLSKSSYNVLSAFCTEENVPQCTSYINQEMESLGFSSACIESSSPEGSGGLNTVPALNVMYELLQMHHRSQRSLQEQETEQLKCSSALEHLQITNSRLKDQLELYKREKSILHEAERQLQLKNKTLQNCLKTEKDEVQKLQSIIASRASQYSHDAKRKERESAKLKERLNQLLVDKRDKKLAIDVLNYLGRADGKRSQWKTGKVEARHEGEMYKSLLSDYEGRQRALMLENAELKKVLQQMKREMVSILSPSPRKSCSSSRGDRVEDSLERASPDREEEVGDCSRETLDQSCDHARDQSCEHAREKLTNSIRQQWRRLKSHMERLDSQASLVQQSQQCAGKELVPRQIQEEEMERMRLEVQQCKDFIQTQQQLLQQQLNSPCYDDETAALLNDCYTLEEKERLKEEWRLFDEQRRNFERERKNFTDAAIRLGHEKRAFEEDRASWLKNQFLNMTPFVDRKRHSTSETPRALSISSEPEMNIPSTPAMLTKSRTHTAFSTPKSASDAGMPSTADLYRTLCLIPDRSSSSVGSSK, from the exons ATGGGAGACTGGTGGACGACAGCAACCATAGAGCCATCAATAG AAAACCATGAGATCTCCAGCATATCAAGAATGACGATGTCCCCCTCGAAGCATCATAACAACCTTCCTACAATGCACTCCTCCACCATGACACTGTCCAAGAGTTCTTACAATGTGTTAAGTGCCTTCTGCACTGAGGAGAATGTTCCCCAGTGTACCTCATACATCAATCAG GAGATGGAGTCTCTGGGGTTCTCCTCTGCCTGTATTGAGTCCAGTTCACCAGAGGGAAGCGGGGGGCTGAACACGGTGCCAGCCCTGAACGTCATGTATGAGCTGCTCCAGATGCACCACCGAAGCCAGCGCAGCCTGCAGGAGCAGGAGACCGAGCAGCTGAAGTGCTCCAGCGCCCTGGAACACCTGCAGATTACCAACTCCAGACTCAAG GATCAGCTGGAGCTCTACAAAAGAGAGAAGTCAATACTGCACGAGGCAGAAAGGCAGCTGCAACTCAAAAACAAGACTCTGCAGAACTGCCTGAAAACAGAAAAAGATGAG GTGCAGAAGCTCCAGAGCATCATCGCCAGCAGAGCCTCTCAGTACAGCCATGACGccaagaggaaggagagggagagcgcCAAGCTCAAAGAACGCCTCAACCAGCTACTGGTGGACAAGAGGGATAAGAAACTAG CGATTGATGTATTGAACTACTTGGGACGGGCTGATGGGAAGAGAAGCCAATGGAAGACTGGAAAGGTGGAGGCCAG ACATGAGGGGGAGATGTACAAGTCCCTGCTGAGTGACTACGAGGGTCGTCAGAGGGCCCTGATGCTGGAGAACGCTGAGCTAAAGAAGGTGCTGCAGCAGATGAAGAGGGAGATGGTGTCCATTCTGAGTCCTAGTCCTAGGAAATCCTGCTCCAGCTCCAGAGGAGACCGTGTGGAAGACAGCCTGGAACGG GCCAGcccagacagggaggaggaggttggTGACTGCAGTAGGGAGACCCTGGATCAGTCATGTGATCATGCTAGGGACCAGTCCTGTGAGCACGCCCGGGAGAAGCTGACCAATAGCATCCGACAGCAGTGGAGGAGACTAAAGAGCCACATGGAGAGACTGGACAGCCAGG CCTCCCTGGTGCAGCAGAGCCAGCAGTGTGCTGGTAAAGAGCTGGTCCCCAGACAGAtccaagaggaggagatggagaggatgaGACTGGAGGTCCAGCAGTGTAAAGACTTTATCCAGACCCAACAGCAACTCCTACAG CAGCAGCTCAACTCTCCCTGCTATGATGACGAGACTGCCGCTCTGCTGAATGACTGCTACACTCTGGAGGAGAAGGAGCGTCTTAAAGAGGAGTGGAGGCTCTTTGACGAGCAGAGGAGGAActttgagagggagagaaagaactTTACTGACGCTGCCATTCGCCTCGGTCATGAG AAAAGGGCTTTTGAGGAAGACCGTGCCTCGTGGCTCAAGAATCAGTTCTTGAACATGACTCCGTTCGTGGACCGTAAAAGACATTCCACGTCAGAAACTCCTCGTGCCTTATCAATCA GTAGTGAACCAGAGATGAATATCCCCTCCACCCCTGCCATGCTGACCAAATCCCGGACGCACACTGCGTTCTCGACTCCTAAATCTGCATCTGACGCTGGCATGCCCTCCACAGCTGATCTCTACCGCACATTATGCCTCATACCAGACAGGAG CTCCTCTTCCGTAGGCAGTTCAAAATGA
- the LOC121581074 gene encoding guanine nucleotide-binding protein G(I)/G(S)/G(O) subunit gamma-5: MSGPSNLVAMKKVVQQLRLEASINRVKVSQAAADLQQFCMQNALHDPLLTGVSSSTNPFRPQKVCSFL; the protein is encoded by the exons atgTCTGGGCCATCAAACCTCGTTGCGATGAAGAAAGTTGTCCAGCAGCTACGTTTGGAAGCGAGCATAAACAGAGTGAAG GTGTCCCAGGCAGCTGCAGACCttcagcagttctgcatgcagaATGCCCTCCATGACCCCCTGCTCACCGGGGTCTCCTCCAGCACAAACCCCTTCAGACCACAGAAGGTGTGCTCCTTCTTGTGA
- the LOC121581073 gene encoding sterile alpha motif domain-containing protein 13, whose product MENKTNGSVEAKLVVENGQLPDPADWAFTDVVNYFKAAGFEEQATAFQDQEIDGKSLLLMTRNDVLTGLSIKLGPALKIYEYHVKPLQTQHLKSNANAS is encoded by the exons ATGGAGAACAAAACAAATGGATCAGTGGAAGCCAAACT TGTGGTGGAGAATGGCCAGCTGCCGGACCCTGCAGACTGGGCATTCACTGATGTCGTCAACTATTTCAAAGCTGCAGGTTTTGAAGAGCAGGCTACTGCTTTCCAGGACCAG GAAATCGATGGCAAGTCTCTGCTTCTGATGACTCGGAATGATGTCCTGACTGGCCTGTCTATCAAACTGGGGCCAGCACTGAAGATCTACGAGTACCACGTGAAACCACTTCAAACTCAGCACCTGAAGAGTAATGCTAATGCATCATAG